In Scheffersomyces stipitis CBS 6054 chromosome 8, complete sequence, one DNA window encodes the following:
- a CDS encoding Zn-finger, CCHC type (go_function nucleic acid binding) translates to GNKAKMSAMELSSTVDQLARVIISKNKQLEDLSSVYEKKLQTLNEYISKIQIALGNEVAGSSSIQSIVDDDFLAEIQKDISCPRCNSVLHDKSDDYEYIKIPKKTIRPTNMANTGKEFNPIKSPEVEKSISVGSVSSEVSSKNSSSHRHQQSKKICSYCKKPGHSRAKCYVRLSKPQS, encoded by the coding sequence GGTAATAAAGCAAAAATGTCGGCAATGGAATTGCTGCTGACGGTGGATCAGCTTGCCAGAGTGATAATTTCCAAAAACAAGCAGCTTGAAGATCTTTCGCTGGTATACGAGAAAAAATTACAAACTCTCAATGAATATATACTGAAAATTCAGATCGCCCTAGGGAACGAAGTAGCGGGCTCTCTGAGCATCCAGAGCATAGTTGATGACGACTTTCTAGCGGAAATACAGAAAGACATAAGTTGCCCAAGATGCAACTCAGTATTGCATGATAAGCTGGATGATTACGAATATATAAAGATaccgaagaagacaatACGACCTACGAACATGGCAAATACAGGGAAAGAATTCAATCCGATAAAGtctccagaagttgaaaagtcCATAAGCGTTGGCTCTGTCAGCAGTGAAGTCAGTCTGAAAAACAGCTCCAGTCATAGGCACCAGCaatcgaagaagatttgTTCGTACTGTAAGAAACCAGGTCATTCTAGAGCCAAATGTTACGTTCGACTCAGCAAGCCCCAGTCATGA
- the RTF1 gene encoding flippase (encodes a flippase that is required for translocation of Man5GlcNac2-PP-Dol from the cytoplasmic side to the lumenal side of the ER membrane Oligosaccharide translocation protein RFT1~go_component integral to membrane~go_process nuclear division~go_component integral to membrane~go_process nuclear division), which translates to EQPVEESEILQKSTAGVSLLISVQFVTKLFTFVLNQLLIRYVSPSVFAISIYLEFLVSTVLFFSREGERLAVQRTENSKSDRTGTLQSIINFGFIPLIISVPISAAIFYWQYSTSQVFDSVVQLPFYTLTLSLVGTSIFFELASEPAYAINQFQLNFGRRSQFESTAVFNRCLFTFGSVYVSASVLRLQGKTFDGAAVLAYAFGQFAYSFTLFVCYIFNFNKENNKRSAEERLTFSIQKINQTKNIYYFFDSKILGIWKGLFVQMLFKQVLTEGDKLLMNYLCTLEDQAVYSIITNYGSLIARLLFQPIEESMRLLFTRTLSSSSPSESALKDSYRTLSLLSIFYFNLSLMIMLAGFTNSSFLLKLIFGGSSKWKDTSIFEVFPQYTIYIPFLAFNGILEAFFSSIASNKDIRNFSIYMTISTAIFLVSSYIFIVHGGLGLTGLILANIVNMSLRISYCYFAISSYYNKHKIAHATVSILKYSSAGIIVTVLFEAIQLLVLSDGSSAYTTTFIGLAKSFLNCLACLLMLSYLERHNLKGFISQAQQRFSKKKVE; encoded by the exons GAGCAGCCAGTTGAAGAATCGGAAATCCTTCAGAAGTCCACGGCTGGAGTGTCTTTGCTTATTTCAGTCCAATTCGTAACAAAACTTTTTACGTTTGTCCTAAATCAATTGTTGATTCGATATGTCTCGCCCTCGGtctttgcaatttcaatcTACTTGGAGTTTTTGGTTTCGACCGTCTTATTCTTCAGCAGAGAAGGTGAACGACTTGCAGTTCAAAGGACAGAGAATAGTAAAAGCGATCGAA CTGGAACTCTTCAAAGTATCATTAATTTTGGTTTTATTCCCCTTATAATAAGTGTGCCTATCTCGGCTGCCATTTTCTATTGGCAATACAGTACTTCACAGGTATTTGATTCCGTTGTTCAGTTGCCTTTTTATACTTTGACTCTCAGTCTCGTTGGCACCTCCATATTTTTCGAATTGGCTCTGGAACCAGCCTACGCTATTAATCAGTTCCAATTGAACTTTGGAAGACGCTCCCAATTCGAAAGCACAGCTGTATTCAATAGATGCTTGTTCACTTTCGGTTCAGTATATGTTTCAGCTAGTGTATTGCGGTTGCAAGGGAAAACATTTGACGGAGCTGCTGTGTTAGCCTACGCTTTCGGTCAATTTGCATATTCGTTCACCCTCTTTGTTTGTTACATCTttaacttcaacaaggagaACAATAAAAGAAGTGCGGAAGAAAGGTTGACTTTTTCGATTCAGAAGATTAACCAAACAAAGAACATCTATTACTTTTTTGATAGCAAGATTTTGGGTATATGGAAGGGCTTATTTGTACAGATGTTGTTTAAGCAAGTCCTCACTGAAGGTGACAAACTCCTAATGAACTATTTGTGTACTTTGGAAGATCAGGCAGTCTATTCAATTATTACTAACTACGGCTCTCTCATCGCCAGACTCTTGTTTCAACCTATTGAAGAGTCTATGAGATTACTCTTCACCAGAACACTTTCATCGTCTCTGCCCTCAGAACTGGCGTTGAAGGACTCCTATAGAACATTATCgcttctttccattttctacttcaacttATCGTTGATGATCATGTTAGCAGGGTTCACCAATTCATCTTTCTTATTGAAACTCATTTTCGGTGGGTCGTCCAAATGGAAGGATACTAGCATCTTCGAGGTGTTTCCACAATATACCATTTACATTCCCTTCTTGGCTTTCAATGGGATCTTGGAAGCCTTCTTCAGTAGCATAGCCAGCAACAAGGATATCAGAAACTTCTCAATTTACATGACAATTCTGACGGCAATATTTTTGGTTTCTCTGTACATCTTTATTGTACACGGTGGATTGGGATTGACTGGGTTGATTTTGGCAAATATAGTCAACATGAGTTTAAGAATAAGCTACTGCTACTTTGCCATTAGTCTGTACTACAACAAGCACAAAATAGCTCATGCTACAGTATCtatattgaaatattctAGTGCTGGAATCATTGTTACTGTCTTGTTTGAAGCTATACAACTCCTTGTACTTTCAGATGGCTCTTCAGCGTACACAACTACGTTCATTGGTTTGGCAAAGAGTTTCCTCAATTGCCTTGCTTGTTTGCTAATGTTGTCATACTTGGAACGTCACAACTTAAAGGGATTCATTTCACAGGCACAGCAGAGATTCTCAAAAAAGAAGGTAGAATAG